One part of the Hyphomicrobiales bacterium genome encodes these proteins:
- the cysK gene encoding cysteine synthase A, with protein sequence MGVTALKTTEAEAPAPGRGRIYNSITDTIGDTPLVRLDKLAKDKGVTANILAKLEFFNPIASVKDRIGVAMLDSLAEQGKLKEGTVLVEPTSGNTGIALAFAAAQRGVRLILVMPESMSIERRKMLALLGAELELTEAAKGMKGAIARADELAAEIPGTVIPQQFENPANPQIHRDTTAEEIWNDTKGEIDILVSGIGTGGTITGVSEVLKPRLPNLHVVAVEPEDSPVLSGGNPGPHKIQGIGAGFVPGVLNTSVYDEVVTVSNEEALETARHVARLEGVPVGISSGAALVAAIRQGQKPENAGKNIVVIIPSFAERYLSTALFEGLA encoded by the coding sequence ATGGGCGTGACAGCATTGAAAACCACTGAAGCCGAGGCGCCGGCGCCTGGCCGTGGCCGCATCTACAATTCCATTACCGACACCATTGGCGACACGCCGTTGGTCCGTCTCGACAAGCTCGCCAAAGACAAGGGCGTCACCGCCAACATCCTGGCCAAGCTTGAGTTCTTCAATCCCATTGCCTCGGTCAAGGATCGGATCGGGGTCGCCATGCTCGATAGCCTTGCCGAGCAAGGCAAGCTTAAAGAGGGCACCGTTCTGGTCGAGCCGACGTCTGGCAACACCGGCATCGCGCTTGCCTTCGCTGCCGCTCAGCGTGGTGTGCGGCTGATCCTGGTGATGCCGGAGAGCATGTCCATCGAGCGCCGCAAGATGCTGGCCTTGCTTGGCGCCGAACTGGAACTCACCGAAGCGGCCAAAGGCATGAAGGGCGCCATCGCTCGCGCCGACGAACTGGCTGCCGAAATTCCTGGCACCGTTATCCCACAACAGTTTGAGAACCCGGCCAACCCACAGATTCACCGCGACACGACGGCGGAGGAAATCTGGAACGACACGAAGGGCGAGATCGACATTCTGGTCTCCGGCATCGGTACCGGCGGCACCATTACCGGTGTGTCAGAAGTGTTGAAACCACGCCTACCGAACCTGCATGTGGTGGCTGTAGAACCGGAAGATTCACCGGTCTTGTCCGGCGGCAATCCCGGCCCGCACAAGATCCAGGGCATTGGCGCGGGCTTCGTGCCGGGCGTGCTCAACACCAGCGTTTATGATGAGGTCGTCACCGTCTCCAACGAGGAGGCGCTGGAAACCGCGCGTCATGTTGCCCGCCTGGAAGGCGTGCCGGTCGGCATTTCCTCCGGCGCAGCTTTGGTCGCGGCGATCCGCCAGGGTCAGAAGCCTGAAAATGCTGGCAAGAACATTGTGGTGATCATTCCAAGTTTTGCCGAGCGTTACCTCTCGACGGCGCTGTTTGAAGGCCTAGCTTAA
- the dut gene encoding dUTP diphosphatase translates to MADILIQRLPHAEDLPLPSYATPGSAGADLRAAVEADTVLEPGTHALIPTGLKIALPDGHEAQVRPRSGLAAKHALTVVNAPGTIDADYRGEIHVILMNLGAKPFTVERGMRIAQMVVAPVVQASFREVDELYGTTRGTGGFGSTGTG, encoded by the coding sequence ATGGCTGACATTCTGATCCAGCGTTTGCCGCACGCTGAAGACTTGCCCCTTCCATCCTACGCGACGCCGGGGTCTGCCGGTGCCGACCTGCGCGCCGCGGTCGAGGCGGACACGGTTCTAGAACCCGGTACCCACGCCCTCATTCCAACGGGACTGAAGATAGCCTTGCCAGATGGGCATGAGGCGCAAGTGCGCCCTCGGTCAGGTCTTGCCGCCAAGCATGCGCTGACGGTGGTCAACGCGCCTGGCACGATCGACGCTGATTACCGCGGTGAGATTCACGTCATCCTGATGAATTTGGGCGCAAAACCTTTCACCGTCGAGCGCGGCATGCGCATTGCCCAGATGGTCGTTGCGCCTGTGGTTCAAGCCAGCTTCCGTGAAGTCGATGAGCTCTACGGAACGACGCGCGGGACGGGCGGTTTCGGCTCAACAGGAACCGGATGA
- a CDS encoding adenosylhomocysteinase: MNDYIVKDIALADWGRTELDIAETEMPGLMACREEYADAQPLKGARIAGSLHMTIQTAVLIETLVALGAEVRWASCNIFSTQDHAAAAIAAAGIPVFATKGETLEEYWDYADRILDWGNGETANMILDDGGDATMLVLLGSKAETDPSVLDNPKSEEEEYLFAQIKKRLAKEPGFYSKVKANIQGVSEETTTGVMRLYQLQERGELPFPAINVNDSVTKSKFDNKYGCRESLVDAIRRGTDVMLAGKVAIVCGYGDVGKGSAQSLAGAGARVLVTEVDPICALQAAMDGFEVVTMEEAAPRADVVVTATGNKDVLTVDHMRDLKDMAIVCNIGHFDNEIQVAGLKNFKWKNVKPQVDLIEFPDQKRMILLSEGRLVNLGNATGHPSFVMSASFANQTLAQIELWTRGDQYENKVYVLPKHLDEKVAMLHLGKLNAELTKLSDEQAEYIGVKPEGPFKGDAYRY, translated from the coding sequence ATGAACGACTACATCGTCAAAGACATCGCCCTTGCCGACTGGGGCCGCACTGAGCTCGACATTGCCGAAACCGAAATGCCGGGCCTGATGGCCTGCCGCGAGGAATATGCCGATGCGCAGCCGCTCAAAGGCGCCCGCATCGCTGGCTCCTTGCACATGACGATCCAGACGGCGGTTCTGATCGAAACGCTGGTCGCGCTCGGCGCCGAAGTACGCTGGGCCTCCTGCAACATCTTCTCCACCCAGGACCACGCCGCCGCCGCCATCGCGGCTGCCGGTATCCCGGTCTTCGCCACCAAAGGCGAAACGCTGGAAGAATATTGGGACTATGCCGACCGCATCCTCGATTGGGGCAATGGCGAAACAGCCAACATGATCCTCGATGATGGCGGCGACGCCACCATGCTGGTGCTCTTGGGCTCCAAAGCCGAGACCGACCCGTCGGTGCTCGATAATCCTAAGAGCGAGGAAGAGGAGTATCTCTTCGCGCAGATCAAAAAGCGCCTCGCCAAAGAGCCAGGCTTCTATTCCAAGGTCAAAGCGAACATTCAGGGCGTGTCCGAAGAAACCACGACCGGTGTGATGCGCCTCTATCAGTTGCAAGAGCGTGGCGAGCTGCCGTTCCCAGCCATCAACGTCAACGACAGTGTCACCAAGTCGAAGTTCGACAACAAATATGGCTGCCGCGAGAGCCTGGTGGACGCCATCCGCCGCGGCACCGACGTGATGCTCGCCGGCAAGGTCGCCATCGTCTGCGGCTATGGCGATGTCGGCAAAGGCTCCGCCCAGTCTTTGGCTGGCGCTGGTGCTCGTGTTCTGGTCACCGAAGTCGACCCGATCTGTGCCCTGCAGGCCGCCATGGACGGCTTTGAAGTCGTGACCATGGAAGAGGCGGCCCCGCGCGCCGACGTCGTCGTGACGGCGACCGGCAATAAGGATGTACTGACCGTCGATCACATGCGTGATCTCAAAGACATGGCCATCGTCTGCAACATCGGTCACTTCGACAATGAGATTCAGGTCGCCGGCCTGAAAAACTTCAAATGGAAGAACGTCAAGCCGCAGGTCGATCTCATCGAGTTCCCCGACCAAAAACGCATGATCCTGCTGTCCGAAGGCCGTTTGGTGAACCTCGGCAACGCCACCGGTCACCCGAGCTTTGTGATGTCAGCATCGTTTGCCAACCAGACGCTTGCCCAGATCGAGCTTTGGACGCGCGGCGACCAGTACGAAAACAAAGTCTATGTTCTGCCCAAGCACTTGGATGAGAAGGTTGCCATGCTGCACCTTGGCAAGCTGAACGCCGAGCTAACCAAACTCTCGGACGAGCAGGCCGAATATATCGGCGTGAAGCCCGAAGGCCCATTCAAAGGCGACGCCTACCGGTACTAG
- the mutM gene encoding bifunctional DNA-formamidopyrimidine glycosylase/DNA-(apurinic or apyrimidinic site) lyase: MPELPEVETVRRGLAPALEGARIIRADVRRPDLRFPFPDGLQTLLEGARITALTRRAKYLLIELDKGTTLIAHLGMSGSYRVETHSDHTLRSQEERPLSDQQPFTPGQFHFSRSALGAHDHLVLDVEGGAAGPAQVIYNDPRRFGFVLAALTAQLHEHPFLADLGPEPLGNALTPEHLAARFAGKRAPLKAALLDQKNIAGLGNIYVCEALSRARLSPKRLAGTLVTKKGLPTQRLVTLTGVIRDVIGEAIEAGGSSLRDHKQTDGSLGYFQHRFSVYDREHAACPTEGCRGTVKRIVQSGRSTFYCPTCQR; the protein is encoded by the coding sequence ATGCCCGAACTGCCCGAAGTCGAAACGGTGCGCCGTGGTCTGGCCCCCGCCTTGGAGGGCGCGAGGATCATCCGCGCTGATGTCCGCCGGCCGGATCTTCGCTTCCCGTTTCCCGATGGACTGCAAACCCTCCTTGAAGGCGCCCGGATTACCGCGCTGACGCGGCGGGCGAAATATCTACTGATTGAGCTCGACAAGGGCACGACGCTGATCGCGCATTTGGGGATGTCAGGTAGCTACCGGGTGGAGACACACTCAGATCACACGCTCCGTTCCCAAGAGGAACGACCGCTAAGTGATCAACAACCTTTCACCCCAGGCCAGTTCCATTTTTCCCGCTCGGCGCTTGGGGCGCATGACCATCTGGTGCTTGACGTTGAGGGCGGCGCGGCTGGTCCAGCGCAGGTGATCTACAATGATCCGCGGCGCTTTGGTTTTGTGCTCGCGGCCCTGACGGCACAGCTGCACGAACACCCTTTTCTGGCCGATCTCGGGCCGGAACCGCTGGGCAATGCGCTCACCCCAGAGCATCTGGCGGCGCGATTTGCCGGTAAGCGGGCGCCGTTAAAGGCAGCGCTGCTCGACCAGAAGAACATTGCTGGGCTTGGCAACATCTATGTTTGCGAGGCGCTGTCGCGCGCGCGGCTCTCGCCAAAGAGGCTTGCCGGAACTTTGGTCACCAAAAAGGGTTTACCGACGCAAAGGCTGGTCACGCTGACGGGTGTTATCCGTGATGTCATCGGCGAAGCGATCGAGGCGGGAGGGTCGAGTTTGCGCGATCACAAACAAACCGACGGCTCTTTGGGCTATTTCCAACACCGGTTCTCGGTTTATGACCGCGAGCACGCCGCCTGCCCGACCGAAGGCTGCCGCGGCACCGTCAAACGCATTGTTCAATCCGGGCGCTCCACTTTCTACTGTCCCACCTGCCAACGCTGA
- a CDS encoding enoyl-CoA hydratase has product MAYDTILVDKRDHVLLITLNRTSALNALNAQMMSEIAAALGEADQDPRIGASVITGTERAFAAGADIKEMAELTFPQSFVDDYAASYEAIARTRKPIIAAVAGYALGGGCELAMMCDIIIAADTAKFGQPEITLGIIPGIGGTQRLVHAVGKAKAMDLVLTGRMMEAEEAESAGLVARVVPVDDLLDTTLEAADKIGEMSHAATMMAKEAVNRAFEVPLAEGLRFERRAFQSLFATDDQKEGMQAFIEKRSAQFKQS; this is encoded by the coding sequence ATGGCCTATGACACGATCCTCGTCGACAAACGCGACCATGTGCTCCTGATCACGCTGAATCGCACCTCGGCACTCAATGCCCTGAACGCGCAAATGATGAGTGAGATTGCCGCAGCGCTTGGCGAGGCCGACCAGGACCCGCGCATCGGAGCGAGCGTGATCACGGGGACCGAGCGGGCCTTTGCCGCCGGCGCAGACATCAAGGAGATGGCTGAGCTTACATTTCCGCAGAGCTTCGTGGATGACTATGCGGCAAGTTATGAGGCGATTGCCCGGACCCGCAAGCCGATCATCGCCGCGGTGGCAGGCTACGCGCTGGGCGGTGGCTGCGAACTTGCTATGATGTGTGACATCATCATTGCCGCTGACACAGCCAAGTTCGGCCAACCGGAAATCACACTCGGCATCATTCCAGGCATTGGCGGCACGCAGCGGCTGGTGCATGCGGTCGGCAAAGCCAAGGCGATGGATTTGGTACTGACCGGGCGAATGATGGAAGCTGAAGAAGCTGAAAGCGCCGGCCTGGTGGCGCGCGTCGTGCCGGTTGACGATCTGCTCGACACGACACTTGAAGCTGCCGATAAGATCGGCGAGATGTCGCACGCCGCCACCATGATGGCAAAGGAAGCGGTGAACCGGGCCTTCGAAGTGCCGCTGGCTGAGGGCCTGCGCTTTGAGCGCCGCGCCTTCCAGAGCCTTTTTGCGACCGACGACCAAAAAGAAGGCATGCAGGCCTTCATCGAAAAGCGTTCAGCGCAGTTTAAGCAAAGCTAG
- the rpsT gene encoding 30S ribosomal protein S20, producing MANTVSAKKAVRKIARKTAINRDRKGAMRTQIRRVDEAVAAGDQAAAEEALKAAQPLIMRAANRGIVHRNAASRKVSRLASKVKAMGAAEA from the coding sequence ATGGCCAACACCGTTTCCGCCAAAAAGGCGGTGCGCAAGATCGCGCGCAAAACTGCGATCAATCGAGACCGTAAAGGCGCCATGCGCACCCAGATCCGCCGCGTTGACGAAGCCGTCGCCGCCGGAGATCAGGCTGCCGCCGAAGAAGCTTTGAAGGCTGCCCAGCCGCTGATCATGCGCGCGGCCAATCGCGGCATCGTGCACAGAAATGCTGCATCGCGCAAAGTTTCGCGCCTTGCCAGCAAAGTAAAAGCGATGGGTGCTGCAGAGGCTTAA
- the ubiB gene encoding 2-polyprenylphenol 6-hydroxylase: MFTTVAALFRLARAGFVMAREGVFSGMEIELTPPPAHVPLRIANMLARRNKAATRADRISTALARLGPSYIKLGQFLATRPDLVGMAVARDLETLQDRLPSIPLEEAKARITDALGRSADTVFETIEPALAAASIAQVHKATLRDSETGIVKPVAVKVLRPGVAVRFARDLSTFYIAARLLERTTPALRRLRPVAVVDTLAESVRLEMDLRMEAAALAEMAENTAEDEGFRVPSVDWDHSSSQVMTIEWIEGRKLSDVEGIRADGHNLEKLGALVMQSFLRHAMRDGFFHADMHPGNLFIEPDGTLVAVDLGITGRLGQAERRFLAEILFGFITRNYRRTAEVHFEAGYVPPHHDVDSFAQALRAIGEPIHGRNASQISMGRLLTQLFEVTDLFDMRTQPQLILLQKTMVVVEGVARTLDPNLDIWKTADPVVSGWIRSNLSPVRQAENAAKAVSTLARLATDAPDVLHRFERVLKALDPADPTTVATNAKTKFDVWPILFGLGIIAFALVAILD; this comes from the coding sequence ATGTTCACCACCGTTGCCGCCCTATTTCGCCTTGCCCGCGCCGGTTTCGTCATGGCGCGCGAAGGTGTGTTCTCTGGCATGGAGATCGAGCTCACGCCGCCTCCGGCGCATGTGCCGCTTCGCATTGCCAACATGCTCGCCCGGCGCAACAAGGCCGCCACCCGTGCTGATCGCATTTCCACCGCGCTGGCACGCCTTGGCCCGTCTTACATCAAGCTTGGTCAGTTTCTGGCCACCCGGCCCGATCTGGTCGGCATGGCGGTGGCCCGCGATCTGGAAACGCTGCAGGATCGCCTGCCCTCCATCCCGCTTGAAGAGGCCAAAGCACGGATCACCGACGCGCTTGGCCGGTCGGCTGACACGGTGTTTGAGACCATCGAACCGGCGCTCGCCGCCGCTTCCATCGCCCAGGTGCACAAGGCAACGCTGCGCGATTCTGAAACCGGCATTGTGAAGCCTGTCGCTGTAAAGGTCCTGCGCCCTGGCGTGGCGGTTCGGTTCGCCCGTGATCTTTCCACGTTCTACATCGCCGCCCGCCTTCTGGAGCGCACCACGCCGGCCTTGCGCCGTCTGCGCCCGGTCGCCGTGGTCGATACGCTGGCCGAATCCGTTCGCCTTGAGATGGATTTACGCATGGAGGCTGCGGCGCTCGCCGAGATGGCCGAGAACACCGCCGAGGACGAAGGTTTTCGTGTGCCCTCCGTCGATTGGGATCATTCCAGTTCACAGGTGATGACGATCGAGTGGATCGAAGGCCGCAAACTGTCCGATGTGGAAGGCATCCGCGCTGACGGTCATAATCTGGAAAAGCTCGGCGCACTGGTGATGCAGTCGTTCCTCCGCCATGCCATGCGCGATGGGTTTTTCCACGCTGATATGCATCCAGGTAATCTGTTCATCGAGCCAGACGGCACGCTGGTCGCCGTGGATCTTGGCATTACTGGGCGTCTCGGTCAGGCTGAGCGCCGATTCCTGGCGGAAATCCTGTTTGGCTTCATCACCCGAAATTATCGCCGCACGGCGGAGGTTCATTTTGAAGCGGGTTATGTGCCGCCGCACCATGATGTTGACAGTTTTGCCCAGGCGCTGCGGGCGATTGGTGAACCGATCCATGGCCGCAACGCTTCGCAAATATCTATGGGCCGGCTGCTGACACAGCTCTTTGAAGTCACTGACCTGTTCGACATGCGCACCCAGCCGCAGCTTATCCTACTGCAAAAGACCATGGTTGTGGTGGAAGGCGTCGCGCGCACGCTCGACCCCAATCTCGACATCTGGAAAACTGCCGATCCCGTTGTGTCCGGCTGGATTCGCAGCAATTTGTCTCCGGTTCGCCAGGCGGAAAACGCGGCCAAAGCCGTCTCGACGCTGGCCCGCCTTGCCACCGACGCACCGGATGTCTTGCATCGGTTCGAAAGGGTCCTGAAGGCGCTGGACCCCGCCGATCCAACAACGGTCGCGACAAACGCCAAAACCAAGTTCGACGTGTGGCCCATTCTGTTCGGCCTCGGCATCATCGCCTTTGCATTGGTCGCGATACTGGACTGA
- the coaBC gene encoding bifunctional phosphopantothenoylcysteine decarboxylase/phosphopantothenate--cysteine ligase CoaBC, with protein sequence MLIDQTLSGRTILLVITGGIAAYKTPDLVRRLRERGARVRVVMTKGATSFISPMTLGAVSGELVFTELWDRDAEQDIGHIRLAREADLVVVAPATADFMAKMAHGLADDLASTVLLATTADVLIAPAMNPKMWDHPATKRNAETLQGDGIAFIGPEAGEMAETGESGVGRMAEPMDIAMAVEAHFVPDRTQGPLAGKHVLITAGPTHEPIDPVRYLANRSSGKQGYALAKAAYDAGARVTLISGPTKLNAPAGVDRVQVQTAKEMLAATQEALPADIGIFAAAVADWGAADPAAGKIKKDGSGPPTLQLVENPDILKTIAMGANRPRLVMGFAAETADMEVHGKDKLVRKNANYIVANNVAPPEGKALGGVMGGDANTVTLLTREGAEPWPTMSKQDVAKKLIARLADDLTKGAHG encoded by the coding sequence ATGTTGATCGATCAAACTCTGTCTGGCCGGACCATTCTGTTGGTCATCACCGGTGGTATCGCCGCCTACAAGACGCCGGACCTTGTGCGCCGGTTGCGCGAACGTGGTGCGCGTGTGCGCGTGGTGATGACCAAAGGCGCCACCAGCTTTATCTCCCCGATGACGCTGGGCGCGGTTTCCGGCGAGCTGGTGTTCACCGAGCTTTGGGACCGCGATGCTGAACAGGATATCGGCCATATTCGCCTGGCACGCGAGGCTGACCTGGTGGTCGTTGCACCGGCCACGGCAGACTTCATGGCCAAGATGGCCCATGGTTTGGCCGATGATCTGGCAAGCACGGTTCTGCTCGCGACCACCGCTGATGTGCTGATTGCCCCGGCGATGAACCCGAAAATGTGGGATCATCCAGCGACCAAGCGTAATGCAGAAACACTCCAAGGCGACGGCATCGCCTTCATCGGCCCTGAGGCCGGCGAGATGGCCGAGACCGGCGAAAGCGGCGTTGGCCGGATGGCCGAGCCGATGGACATTGCCATGGCTGTCGAAGCCCATTTCGTGCCCGACCGGACGCAAGGACCGCTTGCTGGCAAACATGTACTGATCACCGCTGGCCCGACCCACGAGCCTATTGACCCTGTGCGTTATCTCGCCAATCGCTCCTCCGGCAAACAGGGTTATGCGCTCGCCAAGGCCGCCTATGACGCCGGCGCACGCGTGACGCTGATCTCCGGCCCGACCAAGCTCAATGCACCCGCTGGCGTAGACCGGGTCCAGGTCCAGACGGCCAAGGAGATGTTGGCTGCGACGCAGGAAGCCTTGCCGGCCGACATTGGCATTTTCGCTGCAGCCGTTGCCGACTGGGGCGCTGCCGACCCGGCGGCGGGTAAGATCAAGAAAGACGGGTCTGGCCCGCCGACACTCCAGCTGGTTGAGAATCCGGATATTTTGAAAACCATTGCTATGGGTGCGAACCGACCGCGTCTTGTGATGGGCTTTGCCGCCGAAACCGCCGACATGGAAGTGCATGGCAAGGATAAGCTGGTGCGTAAGAACGCCAACTACATTGTTGCCAACAACGTCGCCCCGCCAGAGGGCAAGGCGCTGGGTGGCGTGATGGGCGGTGATGCCAACACCGTTACACTGCTCACCCGCGAAGGCGCAGAACCCTGGCCGACAATGAGCAAGCAGGATGTGGCCAAAAAACTTATTGCACGGTTAGCCGACGATCTGACCAAAGGCGCGCATGGCTGA
- the ubiE gene encoding bifunctional demethylmenaquinone methyltransferase/2-methoxy-6-polyprenyl-1,4-benzoquinol methylase UbiE translates to MSDIGSSFGHRHIDVDEKQPLVDEVFHKVAGRYDLMNDLMSGFLHRAWKDAMVARMRPRKSGRAWRSIDVAGGTGDIAFRLVKASHNHAHVDVVDINASMLEVGRERALKRGLAGNVTFIEGNAEDLAQETGVYDAYTIAFGIRNVPRIDKALAEAYRVLKPGGKFACLEFSHVDVPGLDAVYDAYSFNVIPKLGGLVGGDEESYQYLVESIRKFPNKVRFARMIKDAGFDRVEATPYSGGIAVLHTGVKL, encoded by the coding sequence ATGAGCGATATAGGCTCAAGCTTCGGTCACCGCCACATCGACGTGGACGAAAAACAGCCGTTGGTCGATGAGGTGTTCCACAAGGTCGCTGGCCGCTACGACCTGATGAACGACTTGATGTCGGGCTTTCTTCACCGCGCTTGGAAAGACGCCATGGTCGCCCGCATGCGCCCGCGAAAATCAGGTCGGGCCTGGCGCAGCATCGATGTTGCCGGCGGTACGGGCGACATCGCCTTTCGCTTGGTCAAGGCCTCGCACAACCATGCCCATGTGGATGTGGTCGATATCAATGCCTCCATGCTTGAGGTTGGGCGCGAGCGCGCGCTAAAACGCGGCCTGGCTGGCAACGTGACCTTTATCGAGGGCAATGCCGAAGACCTAGCGCAAGAGACCGGCGTTTACGACGCTTATACGATCGCGTTTGGCATTCGCAACGTACCGCGCATCGATAAGGCCTTGGCCGAAGCCTACCGAGTGCTCAAGCCTGGCGGGAAGTTCGCCTGCCTGGAATTCAGTCACGTCGATGTGCCTGGTCTCGATGCGGTCTACGATGCCTATTCCTTCAACGTGATCCCCAAACTCGGCGGCCTCGTCGGAGGCGATGAAGAAAGCTATCAATATCTGGTGGAATCGATCCGCAAGTTCCCCAACAAGGTTCGCTTCGCCCGCATGATCAAGGATGCAGGCTTCGACCGTGTTGAAGCGACACCCTATTCTGGCGGCATCGCCGTGCTGCACACGGGCGTGAAACTGTAA